In Helicobacter pylori Shi112, the genomic window TGCATGCTGAGAATTTGCCGCTCTTATTAGAACGCATCAAAATCAGCTTGAATAAGGATTTTTCTAAAATTAAAGCCATCGCTATCACTAATCAGCCAGGTTTGAGCGTTACCTTAATAGAAGGTTTGATGATGGCAAAAGCCTTGAGCTTGTCTTTGAATTTACCCTTAATTTTAGAAGACCATTTGAGAGGGCATGTGTATTCGCTTTTTATCAATGAAAAACAAACCTGCATGCCTTTAAGCGCACTCTTAGTTTCTGGGGGGCATTCTTTGATTTTAGAGGCTAGAGATTATGAAGACATTAAAATCGTTGCCACGAGTTTAGACGATAGCTTTGGAGAGAGTTTTGACAAGGTTTCCAAAATGCTTGATTTAGGCTATCCAGGAGGCCCCATAGTGGAAAAATTAGCCCTTGATTATGTGCATCAAAACGAGCCTTTAATGTTTCCTATCCCTTTAAAAAACAGCCCGAATCTGGCTTTTAGTTTTTCAGGTTTAAAAAATGCGGTGCGTTTGGAGGTTGAAAAAAACGCCTCCAACTTGAATGAAGCGATCAAACAAAAGATTAGCTATCATTTTCAAAGTGCAGCCATTGAGCATCTAATCCAACAGACTAAACGCTATTTTAAAATCAAACGCCCTAAAATTTTTGGCATTGTGGGGGGAGCGAGCCAGAATCTGGCTTTAAGGAAGGCG contains:
- the tsaD gene encoding tRNA (adenosine(37)-N6)-threonylcarbamoyltransferase complex transferase subunit TsaD — translated: MILSIESSCDDSSLALTRIKDAKLIAHFKISQEKHHSSYGGVVPELASRLHAENLPLLLERIKISLNKDFSKIKAIAITNQPGLSVTLIEGLMMAKALSLSLNLPLILEDHLRGHVYSLFINEKQTCMPLSALLVSGGHSLILEARDYEDIKIVATSLDDSFGESFDKVSKMLDLGYPGGPIVEKLALDYVHQNEPLMFPIPLKNSPNLAFSFSGLKNAVRLEVEKNASNLNEAIKQKISYHFQSAAIEHLIQQTKRYFKIKRPKIFGIVGGASQNLALRKAFENLCDEFDCKLVLAPLEFCSDNAAMIGRSSLEAYQKKRFVPLEKANISPRTLLKSFE